The following coding sequences are from one Chaetodon trifascialis isolate fChaTrf1 chromosome 24, fChaTrf1.hap1, whole genome shotgun sequence window:
- the LOC139327869 gene encoding inosine-uridine preferring nucleoside hydrolase-like: protein MRKLILDVDTGVDDAQAIMMALAVPDVEVLAITCCSGNTPLENACKNTLRVLQKCGRLDIPVFSGCERPLLAEPRHAGDFHGKDGLGDVPDPNAPGLDMLQKEKAQQAMIDIVNCHPGEVSLVATAALTNLAVAVQLDPSFPQKLKALYIMGGNTESRGNTTVCGEFNFVVDPEAAYIVLERYTCPTYIASWEFSCRNSLPWSFVDTCLTQDTEKACFMELISRYTRKTAQSEEYQGEQTEGSGFNPCDAFALAAAINDSMVIESEEVAATVELEGTHTRGMMVLDYMKLLKKEHKVTIMKKVDLELFKSLMAASLQ, encoded by the exons ATGAGGAAGCTGATCCTTGACGTGGACACTGGGGTGGACGATGCCCAGGCCATCATGATGGCCCTCGCAGTCCCCGACGTGGAGGTCCTGGCGATCACCTGTTGTAGTGGCAACACTCCCCTCGAAAACGCCTGCAAGAACACGCTCCGTGTCCTTCAAAAGTGCGGCAGGCTGGAT ATCCCGGTGTTCAGTGGCTGTGAACGGCCCCTCCTGGCTGAACCACGCCACGCTGGAGATTTCCACGGGAAGGACGGGCTGGGCGATGTCCCAGATCCAAACGCTCCAGGCTTGGACATGCTGCAGAAGGAAAAAGCTCAGCAGGCCATGATCGACATTGTGAACTGTCACCCTGGAGAG GTGTCTCTCGTGGCCACGGCAGCCCTCACTAACCTGGCTGTCGCAGTGCAGCTCGACCCATCCTTCCCTCAGAAGCTGAAGGCGCTCTACATCATGGGAGGAAACACCGAAT CGAGGGGCAACACCACCGTGTGCGGAGAGTTTAACTTTGTGGTCGACCCCGAGGCTGCCTACATCGTGTTGGAACGCTACACCTGTCCCACCTACATCGCCTCCTGGgagttcagctgcaggaacagCCTGCCATGG TCCTTCGTTGACACTTGTCTGACCCAAGACACAGAAAAGGCTTGTTTCATGGAGCTCATCTCCCGTTACACCAGGAAG ACGGCCCAGTCTGAGGAATATCAGGGGGAGCAGACGGAGGGATCTGGGTTCAACCCCTGTGACGCCTTCGCTTTGGCTGCTGCCATCAACGACTCAATGGTGATCGAAAGCGAAGAG GTTGCAGCGACAGTGGAGCTGGAGGGGACCCACACCCGAGGCATGATGGTGCTGGATtacatgaagctgctgaagaagGAGCACAAGGTCACCATCATGAAGAAGGTTGACTTGGAGTTGTTCAAAAGCCTGATGGCGGCTTCGCTGCAGTAG
- the LOC139327868 gene encoding nucleoside hydrolase-like has protein sequence MKKKLILDVDTGVDDAQGIMVALAAPDVEILGITCCYGNTSLENVLQNTLRVLKVCDRLDIPVYRGCVEPLLARKRHASDYHGKDGLGDVPDPDAPSLELLQRKSGAKALIKLVKQNPGEVSLVATAPLTNLAVAVQLDPSFPKKLKALYIMGGNIESRGNTTVCGEFNFVADPKAAYIVLERYTCPTYIASWEFSCKNSLPWSFCESWLSQNTEKAAFMKKITSLSMKKAQSAAYQKEITAGKGFNSCDTYAVAAAIDDAFITESDEVAVTVELEGTCTRGMMVLDYMELLQKKHKAFVMKKVDLEKLKQMFMNSLK, from the exons atgaagaagaagctgatCCTCGATGTCGACACAGGAGTGGATGATGCTCAGGGCATCATGGTGGCCCTCGCGGCCCCTGATGTGGAGATTCTGGGGATCACCTGCTGTTATGGCAACACGTCCCTGGAGAACGTCCTCCAGAACACACTGCGTGTCCTGAAAGTCTGCGACAGGCTGGAT ATCCCAGTGTACCGTGGCTGTGTGGAGCCCCTGCTGGCCCGAAAACGCCACGCTTCAGACTATCACGGTAAGGACGGGCTGGGTGACGTCCCAGATCCAGACGCTCCaagcctggagctgctgcagaggaaaagcgGTGCGAAGGCCTTGATCAAGCTGGTGAAGCAGAACCCTGGAGAG gtgagtCTGGTTGCTACGGCGCCCCTCACTAACCTGGCTGTCGCAGTGCAGCTCGATCCTTCCTTTCCTAAGAAGCTGAAGGCGCTCTACATCATGGGAGGAAACATTGAAT CCAGAGGCAACACCACAGTGTGCGGAGAGTTCAACTTCGTGGCTGACCCCAAGGCTGCCTACATCGTGTTGGAACGCTACACCTGTCCCACCTACATCGCTTCCTGGGAGTTCAGCTGCAAGAACAGCCTGCCTTGG TCTTTCTGTGAGTCCTGGCTGTCCCAAAACACTGAGAAGGCTGCCTTCATGAAAAAGATCACGAGCCTCTCTATGAAG AAAGCTCAGTCAGCAGCGTATCAAAAGGAGATCACAGCAGGGAAAGGGTTCAATTCCTGCGACACCTACGCCGTGGCCGCCGCCATCGATGATGCGTTCATAACAGAGAGTGACGAG GTTGCAGTGACAGTGGAGCTGGAGGGGACCTGCACCCGAGGCATGATGGTGCTGGACTacatggagctgctgcagaagaaaCACAAGGCTTTCGTCATGAAGAAAGTCGACCTGGAGAAGCTCAAGCAGATGTTCATGAATTCACTGAAGTAG